A region of the Patescibacteria group bacterium genome:
TCCAAATCTAGTTTTATCCCCATCACGAAGCTCTACTGCTTCATAGCTGCCAGTTGATGCACCAGATGGAACAGCTGAGATACCACATGATCCATCTTCCAAGGTTACAGTTGTCTCAATTGTTGGGTTTCCGCGACTGTCTAAAATTTCTATTGCTGTGATTGATTTTATTTTCATATTTTTGCTTATCCCATTATATTGGGATTATTTAATTATTTGTTAATCGACGTTATTATAACAAAGTAAACACACAATTAAAAGGGTATTAAAATTTTAATATACATAATAAAAATACAAAGGTTCATTATATAGAATACAACTAACTTTTATTAGAGAGCTAAAGATTATCGTATATTTCTTTTATAATCTCTTCATCCTTATTTGTAGATTTTAATAATTCCAAATTCTTATTTCTCACACTTTCAAGCAAATTTGCATCAAGACCAGCATCTTTTGTCATTTCTATAAAACATTCAAAATCTTTTACAAAACAATGCCCACCAGCACCACGACCACTTTTATGAAAAGCATTTAAATGTGTAATTCCTATTCTAGGATCTTGACTCATCGCTTCTTTTATAATATCAAAATCTGCATTTTTTGTTTTTTGAGCTAAATCATAAAGCATATTCATATAAATAACTTTGAAATAAAACCAATTGTTTCCACCATATTTTATAAGTTCTGCATTTTCATAACTTGTAATGAGATTGTAAGGAGCACGTGGCAATATTTCCAAAATTTCTTTTGCTGTATTATACAAAATTTCGCTTCCTATTTCAGAAATACCTATAATATTTCTATTTGGAAATTTTGCATCTATGCTGGCACTTAACTCAGTAAGAAACTCTGGAGAATGAATAATTATAATATTTTTGAACTTTTCTTGAAAAGTTCTAGTAAGTCCTACTTTTACAGTAGATTTTATTACTGCAATCTTTCCATCTCCAATCAAAGAAAATATAGATAGCAATATACTAGAATCAAAACCATCTTTTTTTTGGGGAGTAGGAACAGCGATAAAAACAATATCACAATCCTTTATTAAGTCTTTATTGTCTTTATATTCTTCATCCAATGAATATCTAACTACATCATATCCACGCGACTCAAAATCATCAGCATAATTTTTGCCAATAAATCCCTGACCAATAAATCCTATTTTTTTATTCATATTTTTTATAATCAAATATTAATAATACCAATTATAATAATACCATTTCATATAAAAAAACAAAAAAGTCCTCATAAATGAAGGACTTTTGAAAATATATTCATACAAACTATTCTTTCACACTTTTTGTACACATTAGTTCAATAGAAAAATCACTATACAAAATCTTCTGTTAATTTCAAATTATCAATATTTTCCATACTACATAAATAAGAAAAAACTTTTACTGTTTGACCATCCGTCCTTGTAAAAGACTTGCCTTTCAAAAGAATTTTTCCAGATTTCAATTTCAAACCTGTTTCTTCTATAGTATCATTGTTTTCTACTTTTCCACCTGGAAAAGTATACATATTA
Encoded here:
- a CDS encoding NAD(P)-binding domain-containing protein encodes the protein MNKKIGFIGQGFIGKNYADDFESRGYDVVRYSLDEEYKDNKDLIKDCDIVFIAVPTPQKKDGFDSSILLSIFSLIGDGKIAVIKSTVKVGLTRTFQEKFKNIIIIHSPEFLTELSASIDAKFPNRNIIGISEIGSEILYNTAKEILEILPRAPYNLITSYENAELIKYGGNNWFYFKVIYMNMLYDLAQKTKNADFDIIKEAMSQDPRIGITHLNAFHKSGRGAGGHCFVKDFECFIEMTKDAGLDANLLESVRNKNLELLKSTNKDEEIIKEIYDNL
- a CDS encoding NUDIX domain-containing protein encodes the protein MYDKKNKLHIVSVVAVIRGNNKYLVLKRPEREVAYPNMYTFPGGKVENNDTIEETGLKLKSGKILLKGKSFTRTDGQTVKVFSYLCSMENIDNLKLTEDFV